A DNA window from Aureibaculum sp. 2308TA14-22 contains the following coding sequences:
- a CDS encoding DUF819 family protein, with product MTPWLITIFTVVAVFYLDKWENKHIKSLFDWVPAILLAYLIPAGISALLGQDFSADGIHDYSKTYFIPLAIVAVMSSLSIGQLKAIGWKPILLFALGSMWIAIFPVTLAYIFLDTELITQTFVNQEYWKGIPPIVGSWIGGSTSQLVLKELVECPENIFLTVLVLDNILVNIWTILMFQTIKKSGFLNRKLKITNLAMPDEIKSLNTEFIKPVLCFILLLFTVLATNMFVESFVVKIIVLSILGLLFSNFIPKWNFKFVLKLGGILILIVMAVLGLKLKFSLVQFEWGFLGFLIIWLVSHFIIMLIVAKVLNINTAWVPIASMANVGGIATAPAVTAAYEKKWMPHAIILAILSMATGTFWGMLTIYLFKWLVV from the coding sequence ATGACCCCTTGGCTTATCACAATTTTTACAGTTGTAGCTGTTTTTTATCTCGATAAATGGGAAAATAAACACATTAAATCTTTATTTGATTGGGTGCCTGCTATTTTGTTGGCCTATTTAATACCTGCTGGAATTTCTGCATTATTAGGGCAAGACTTTTCTGCGGATGGCATTCACGATTACAGTAAAACCTATTTTATTCCACTTGCTATTGTTGCCGTAATGAGTAGTTTGTCCATAGGTCAATTAAAAGCTATTGGATGGAAACCTATTTTATTGTTCGCTCTGGGCTCTATGTGGATCGCTATTTTTCCTGTAACCTTAGCTTATATTTTCTTAGATACAGAACTGATAACTCAAACTTTTGTAAATCAAGAGTATTGGAAAGGAATTCCGCCAATAGTTGGTAGCTGGATTGGCGGTAGCACAAGCCAACTCGTTTTAAAAGAATTAGTGGAATGTCCAGAAAACATATTTCTGACTGTTTTGGTATTGGACAATATTTTGGTCAATATTTGGACAATTTTAATGTTCCAAACGATTAAAAAAAGTGGATTTCTAAACAGAAAACTTAAGATAACTAATTTGGCAATGCCTGATGAAATCAAAAGCCTAAATACGGAATTTATCAAACCCGTTTTGTGTTTTATATTATTGCTTTTTACGGTATTGGCAACCAATATGTTTGTGGAAAGTTTCGTGGTAAAAATTATTGTATTATCCATATTAGGATTATTATTCAGCAATTTCATTCCCAAATGGAATTTTAAGTTTGTGCTAAAACTAGGTGGAATTTTAATTCTAATTGTAATGGCTGTTCTAGGTTTAAAACTAAAATTTAGTTTGGTTCAATTTGAATGGGGTTTCTTAGGGTTTTTAATTATTTGGTTGGTAAGCCATTTTATAATTATGTTGATTGTCGCTAAAGTTTTAAATATAAATACAGCCTGGGTACCAATTGCCAGTATGGCCAATGTCGGAGGCATTGCAACTGCACCAGCTGTTACTGCTGCATATGAAAAAAAATGGATGCCACATGCCATTATTTTGGCTATTTTAAGCATGGCAACAGGTACTTTTTGGGGAATGTTAACTATCTATTTGTTTAAATGGCTTGTTGTATAG
- a CDS encoding uracil-DNA glycosylase family protein: MKDLLSDIRKCEVCKSHLALGPRPVFRASIESKIIIIGQAPGTKVHKTGIPWDDPSGKQLRKWLAISDETFYDVRKNAIIPMGFCYPGKGKSGDLPPRPECAPLWHQQILEKMPNVELIILIGMYAQKYYLKDKAKTTLTETVKNYHEYLPNYFVLPHPSPRNRFWLTKNLWFEQDVLPVLKEKVSEVLS, encoded by the coding sequence ATGAAAGATTTATTAAGCGATATCAGAAAGTGTGAGGTCTGCAAATCACATTTAGCTTTAGGGCCGAGACCGGTTTTTAGGGCGAGTATTGAATCTAAGATTATAATTATCGGTCAAGCCCCAGGAACAAAAGTCCATAAAACAGGAATACCTTGGGATGACCCAAGCGGAAAACAATTGCGAAAATGGCTAGCTATTTCTGACGAAACTTTTTATGATGTAAGGAAAAATGCCATAATACCGATGGGCTTTTGCTATCCTGGCAAAGGGAAGTCAGGTGATTTACCTCCAAGACCCGAATGTGCACCGTTATGGCATCAACAAATTTTAGAAAAAATGCCGAATGTTGAACTGATTATTCTAATTGGAATGTATGCTCAAAAGTATTATTTAAAGGATAAAGCTAAAACAACATTGACTGAAACTGTTAAAAACTATCACGAATACTTACCCAACTATTTTGTATTGCCGCACCCTTCACCTAGAAATCGTTTTTGGTTGACAAAAAACCTGTGGTTTGAGCAAGATGTGTTGCCTGTTTTAAAAGAGAAAGTGAGCGAAGTTTTATCCTAA
- a CDS encoding peptide-N-glycosidase F-related protein: MITSKISKLCCLILLIVVAIGCKSDSDPEEEVFETITVNTFNKTHLGFSADLKQSVEQTFDFPENSDNVEEILMYVKLDCPTGGCGAWDVFANIKVKDSKTNIWYELGRYITPYGVDNSQRTLGFVFDVTDFKSILKGAVQLKSFVEVWTKEGWLLTVDFKVKEGKPKYKYSAIVPLVDYTANSQQIPYGEELLATIKLKGNVVIPENASNTKLRTIVSGWGHATPNDNGGRGCAEWCFRIHTLAIGENDIKYSLDPIGCASNPVSPQNGNWQGDRAGWCPGQEVPLRINELPTALSGQTLNFDYSFEDWSNDDGNGKAYYSISTYLVVESDTPIEKPVVN, encoded by the coding sequence ATGATAACAAGTAAAATATCAAAACTTTGCTGTTTAATACTACTAATAGTTGTAGCTATTGGATGCAAAAGTGATTCAGATCCTGAAGAAGAAGTGTTTGAAACAATTACAGTCAATACGTTTAACAAGACGCATTTAGGTTTCAGTGCTGATTTAAAACAAAGTGTAGAACAAACATTTGATTTTCCCGAAAACAGTGATAATGTTGAAGAAATTTTAATGTATGTTAAATTAGATTGTCCAACAGGTGGCTGCGGTGCTTGGGATGTATTTGCCAATATTAAGGTAAAAGATTCAAAAACAAATATTTGGTATGAACTGGGCAGATATATTACCCCTTATGGTGTAGATAATTCACAACGAACTCTAGGCTTTGTCTTTGATGTTACTGATTTTAAGTCCATTTTAAAAGGAGCTGTACAACTCAAATCGTTTGTTGAAGTGTGGACTAAAGAAGGCTGGTTGTTAACCGTTGATTTTAAAGTTAAAGAAGGAAAGCCAAAATATAAATACTCGGCCATTGTGCCTTTGGTTGATTATACTGCCAATTCTCAACAGATTCCCTATGGTGAAGAATTGCTTGCGACCATTAAGCTAAAAGGTAATGTGGTAATTCCAGAAAATGCCTCAAACACAAAATTAAGAACTATTGTTTCTGGTTGGGGACATGCAACACCAAATGACAATGGTGGAAGAGGTTGTGCGGAATGGTGCTTTAGAATACACACTTTGGCTATCGGAGAAAATGATATTAAATATAGCCTAGACCCAATAGGATGTGCCTCAAACCCTGTAAGTCCGCAAAACGGTAATTGGCAAGGTGATAGAGCAGGTTGGTGTCCTGGTCAAGAAGTTCCTTTGCGAATAAATGAATTGCCAACGGCATTGTCAGGACAAACTCTAAATTTTGATTATAGTTTTGAAGATTGGTCAAATGATGATGGTAATGGTAAAGCCTATTATTCAATTTCAACATATTTGGTTGTTGAAAGCGATACACCGATTGAAAAACCAGTTGTGAATTGA